A single genomic interval of Mucilaginibacter boryungensis harbors:
- a CDS encoding molybdopterin molybdotransferase MoeA, which translates to MTTVEQAAYIIQNQIRDYGTETVPFDRSAGRVLAEDIYADRDMPPFNRVTMDGIAISYSAFADGLRSFHVSGIQAAGDKPLHITDTSHCIEIMTGAVLPDTLDTVIRYEDVLITGSDAEIIIDTVKQGQNIHAKGRDKRYGDVVVTSGQLITPAIISVIASVGKTQVLVKKQPRVVIIPSGDELVDVHETPAPYQIRKSNNHTINAVLQQHGCAADMVHIADDEAVTRTEITRCLKSYDVILLSGGVSMGKFDYIPQALQQVGVAKLFYKVQQRPGKPFWFGVNDQGVLVFAFPGNPVATFMCLHRYFLPWLNATVGLDKKNEMYAALSEDFYFEPDLQYFLQVKTTLTADARLIASPLMGNGSGDFANLADTDAFLELPADRSEFEAGEVFRLWPFK; encoded by the coding sequence ATGACCACCGTAGAACAAGCAGCATATATTATCCAAAACCAAATTCGCGATTATGGAACGGAAACGGTCCCTTTCGATCGGTCAGCAGGACGGGTATTGGCCGAAGATATTTATGCCGATCGCGATATGCCGCCCTTTAACAGGGTGACTATGGATGGCATCGCTATCAGTTATTCGGCTTTTGCCGATGGGTTGCGCTCGTTTCACGTAAGCGGCATCCAAGCCGCGGGCGATAAACCGTTGCATATTACCGATACCAGCCATTGTATTGAGATTATGACCGGCGCGGTATTACCTGATACGCTGGACACTGTAATACGCTATGAAGACGTACTGATTACCGGAAGCGATGCCGAAATAATTATTGATACCGTTAAGCAAGGACAGAACATCCATGCCAAAGGCCGCGATAAGCGGTATGGCGATGTGGTAGTCACAAGCGGGCAATTGATAACCCCGGCTATCATTAGCGTTATTGCTTCGGTTGGAAAAACACAGGTGCTGGTAAAAAAACAACCGCGTGTCGTCATTATCCCCTCGGGAGATGAACTGGTAGATGTACATGAAACACCTGCGCCTTACCAGATCAGAAAATCAAATAACCATACTATAAATGCCGTATTGCAACAGCATGGTTGCGCTGCGGATATGGTGCATATCGCGGATGATGAAGCAGTAACCCGGACAGAGATTACCCGGTGCTTAAAAAGCTACGATGTCATTTTGCTGTCGGGCGGCGTTTCCATGGGTAAGTTCGATTATATCCCGCAGGCTTTGCAGCAAGTGGGTGTAGCCAAACTGTTCTATAAAGTACAGCAACGGCCGGGCAAACCATTTTGGTTTGGTGTGAACGATCAGGGCGTGCTGGTGTTCGCCTTTCCCGGTAACCCGGTAGCTACATTTATGTGCCTGCACCGTTACTTTTTACCGTGGCTAAATGCAACTGTTGGTTTGGATAAGAAGAATGAAATGTATGCGGCGCTGTCCGAAGATTTTTACTTTGAGCCCGACCTGCAATACTTTTTACAGGTAAAAACAACGCTGACTGCCGATGCCCGTCTGATCGCATCGCCCTTAATGGGTAATGGTTCAGGCGATTTTGCTAACTTAGCAGATACGGACGCGTTTTTGGAATTACCGGCTGACAGAAGCGAATTTGAAGCCGGAGAGGTATTCAGGCTATGGCCGTTTAAATAA
- the moaA gene encoding GTP 3',8-cyclase MoaA yields the protein MLTDNHGRKITYLRLAVTDRCNLRCFYCMPEEGINWLGRAELLSYEEMLRVCSLLVSMGIEKIRITGGEPFVRKDMMALLNALAGIDGLKEISMTTNGVLTAPYIPELKSLGIKSVNLSLDTLDAGRFFSITRRDEFAAVMHTLDELLKHDMEVKINAVVMDGRNIEDIVPLANLTKNLPIGMRFIEEMPFNGDSHIYKGLAWDHLRILEHIRESYPEIHKVKDAPYSTSYNYHIPGHQGSIGIIAAYSRTFCGTCNRIRLTPEGELKTCLYEGDGLNVKNLLRRGIGDAELQQVLTNVIGHRAKDGWEAEAERKASDPAHESMASIGG from the coding sequence TTGCTGACAGATAATCACGGCCGAAAAATAACTTATCTGCGCCTGGCAGTAACCGACAGGTGTAACCTGCGCTGCTTTTATTGTATGCCCGAAGAGGGCATCAACTGGCTGGGCCGTGCCGAATTATTAAGTTACGAGGAAATGCTGCGCGTATGCAGTCTGCTGGTTAGCATGGGGATCGAAAAGATCCGCATTACCGGCGGCGAACCATTTGTGCGCAAGGATATGATGGCTTTGCTTAACGCATTAGCCGGAATTGATGGCCTTAAAGAGATCAGCATGACGACCAACGGTGTGCTGACCGCGCCATATATCCCCGAATTAAAAAGCTTAGGCATTAAATCGGTTAATTTAAGTTTAGATACGCTGGATGCCGGCAGGTTTTTCAGCATTACCCGCCGCGATGAATTTGCAGCCGTAATGCATACGCTTGATGAATTGCTGAAGCATGATATGGAAGTGAAGATAAATGCCGTGGTAATGGATGGCCGGAATATAGAGGATATTGTACCGCTGGCCAATCTGACAAAAAACCTTCCCATAGGTATGCGTTTTATTGAGGAAATGCCCTTCAATGGCGATAGCCACATCTACAAGGGATTAGCCTGGGACCACCTGCGCATACTGGAACATATCCGCGAAAGCTACCCTGAAATTCATAAAGTGAAGGATGCGCCATATTCCACCTCATATAATTATCATATCCCCGGCCACCAGGGCAGCATAGGGATCATTGCGGCTTACTCGCGCACCTTTTGCGGTACTTGTAACCGTATCCGTTTAACACCCGAAGGGGAATTAAAAACCTGCTTATACGAGGGCGATGGCTTAAATGTGAAAAACCTTTTACGGCGGGGAATAGGCGATGCCGAACTACAGCAGGTATTAACCAATGTGATTGGCCATAGGGCCAAAGATGGTTGGGAGGCTGAAGCAGAGCGAAAAGCGAGCGACCCCGCACATGAATCAATGGCATCAATAGGAGGATAA
- a CDS encoding ligand-binding sensor domain-containing protein, whose translation MNIRSLSLVFFLFTLSAAGGFAQNLFPQKMDACTPSKYCMDCGTPKATCDSFTLSTINDKINRRFNFNGGSGSITFQVLVNANRFSCVLSHTDVTKSQLSAELVIALNTCLWKPAIVDGKPVDASVNVVFTIANGKISGKMQRMDLAELKAPDNPIVYNKQYQYTNPSIKTYDFTSWNRYNSPLPDNIGQACLVDDTNVLWYATSQGLTRFDGSIFLPVNEFNSPFTATTSVKDMVQDKEKNIWMYANHAVYMCNKEGWKVFDSVHLGIPKPYRIVAAKTGELFFPSSKGLLIVRNGKVRLVDSKLIWQLPSDNVLYAYYDTRGRLWMGTDRGSIMMDKKQKVIEFNKSNSPLNNTCITNVIEDDKGNMYFTMTACKKPTGDNDEEGIAIMTADGKWLHYNDKNSGLPANQVNNILYDKFENALWIGTQKAGLVRFDLKDGWEDYTHNNSAIPGPNVVQIAQDSKGVIYGATTNGMFRLVKK comes from the coding sequence ATGAATATCCGTAGCCTGTCGCTCGTCTTTTTCTTATTTACTTTATCTGCAGCCGGGGGTTTCGCGCAAAATTTATTCCCTCAAAAAATGGACGCCTGTACGCCCAGCAAATATTGTATGGATTGCGGCACACCGAAAGCTACGTGCGATTCTTTCACCTTATCCACTATTAACGATAAGATCAATCGCCGCTTTAATTTTAACGGCGGTTCGGGCAGTATAACCTTCCAGGTATTGGTTAACGCCAACCGTTTTAGCTGTGTGCTCAGTCATACCGATGTTACCAAAAGCCAGTTAAGTGCCGAATTGGTGATAGCCTTAAACACTTGTCTTTGGAAACCGGCCATTGTTGATGGTAAACCGGTTGATGCTTCGGTTAACGTAGTATTCACAATTGCCAACGGCAAAATATCGGGCAAAATGCAGCGGATGGATTTGGCCGAACTAAAAGCCCCCGATAACCCTATTGTTTACAACAAACAATACCAATATACCAATCCATCTATAAAAACATACGATTTTACATCGTGGAACAGGTATAACTCGCCCCTGCCCGATAACATAGGCCAGGCTTGCCTGGTTGATGATACCAATGTGCTGTGGTATGCCACATCGCAGGGGTTAACCCGCTTTGATGGCAGTATCTTTTTACCTGTAAACGAATTTAATTCGCCATTTACGGCTACCACTTCGGTAAAAGATATGGTGCAGGATAAAGAAAAAAATATATGGATGTATGCCAACCACGCGGTATACATGTGTAATAAGGAGGGTTGGAAGGTGTTTGATTCGGTGCATTTGGGTATACCCAAGCCTTACCGCATTGTGGCTGCTAAAACGGGTGAGCTTTTCTTTCCTAGCAGCAAAGGGCTGTTGATAGTGCGTAATGGCAAAGTAAGGTTAGTGGATAGTAAACTAATATGGCAACTACCATCGGACAACGTGCTGTATGCTTATTACGATACCCGGGGGCGCTTATGGATGGGTACCGACCGGGGCAGTATAATGATGGATAAAAAACAAAAGGTTATTGAATTTAATAAGTCCAACTCACCGCTTAATAATACCTGCATTACCAACGTTATTGAGGACGATAAGGGCAATATGTATTTTACCATGACTGCCTGCAAAAAGCCGACGGGAGATAACGACGAGGAAGGCATTGCAATAATGACGGCTGATGGTAAATGGCTGCACTATAACGATAAGAATTCGGGGCTGCCGGCAAACCAGGTAAACAACATCCTGTACGATAAATTTGAAAACGCTTTATGGATAGGCACTCAAAAAGCCGGCCTGGTACGTTTTGACTTGAAGGATGGCTGGGAGGACTACACCCATAACAATTCGGCTATACCCGGCCCCAACGTGGTACAAATAGCCCAGGATTCAAAAGGCGTAATATATGGGGCTACCACCAATGGCATGTTTCGCTTAGTTAAAAAATAG
- a CDS encoding M16 family metallopeptidase, which yields MNFNRKISVAALAFLIATSGAFAQVKRKPTPAPDRPLNPTLQLRGDVLPVDPNVIIGKLPNGLTYYIRKNAQPKNRAELYLVNKAGSILETDAQQGLAHFTEHMAFNGTRDFPKNELVDYLQKSGVKFGADLNAYTSFDETVYQLPLPTDSVKLFEKGFNILANWAGGLTFDPKEIDSERGVVLEESRLRGKNASERLQRQTIPVLLNNSRYASRMPIGKEDILKTFKPETIKSFFHDWYRPDLQAVIAVGDFDPKRVEQLIKENFSGLKNPAQEKPRLKYNVPATPGTAVKIVTDKEFPYTMVQIVVKHPQTTVRTETDYLRSMRVSLFNDMMNARLSELMQKPEPPFLFAQAGYSDFLADQDAFTTVAYAKSADQLQGAIKAVLDEVERAHKFGFTETELERAKQNALTNMENAYKERDKTKSVNFVQEYQQNFLEDEAIPGIEFEYGFYKNHIGNIKLDEINAMAGKFISNQNRVVIVEGPEKDKAKLPTEQTLLNWINAGGKNITAYVDNVSNKPLLEKEPAGSKITSETKDAAIGTTTLTLANGVKVILKPTDFKNDQILMNGYSFGGTSLVSDRDYVSANIAAGIVGSSGIADMTEIQLGKKLSGKNVSVSPFITETTQGISGSSSPKDLETALQLVYLYFTQPRKDNDIWQSQISQTKAILPNRSLDPAAVYADTVSAVLGNHHYRRMPLTLERLNTASLDKAYEFYKARFADASGFTFTFVGNFDVEKIKPLLEKYLGGLPAAGHKETFKNLGIHAPAGQLTKEVYKGIGDKSNVRLVFSGDFDYTEANKVQLDALEEIMNIKLIERLREKEGGVYSPGVQAGYSKFPLSRYSITVVFTCAPANVDKLIKATMEEIEKIKQNGAQETDIKKYQAEEKRSTEVQMRENGFWASLLVKSSQNQENPDAILKHVDDLNQVTVQSTKDAANKYLSGVNLIKLISYPEKK from the coding sequence ATGAATTTTAACAGGAAAATTTCTGTAGCGGCTTTGGCTTTTCTTATAGCCACCAGCGGCGCTTTTGCCCAGGTTAAACGTAAACCTACCCCAGCGCCCGACAGACCGCTGAACCCGACATTGCAGCTACGCGGCGATGTACTGCCGGTTGACCCGAATGTGATTATTGGCAAACTGCCAAACGGATTAACTTATTATATCCGTAAAAATGCGCAGCCTAAAAACCGGGCCGAACTTTACCTGGTGAACAAAGCGGGCTCAATTTTAGAGACAGATGCCCAGCAGGGGCTGGCCCACTTTACCGAACATATGGCCTTTAATGGCACCCGCGATTTCCCTAAAAACGAACTGGTGGATTATCTTCAAAAATCGGGGGTTAAGTTTGGCGCCGATTTGAATGCTTATACATCTTTTGATGAAACGGTTTATCAGCTGCCTTTACCAACCGATAGTGTTAAGCTGTTTGAAAAAGGCTTCAACATTTTAGCGAATTGGGCAGGCGGATTGACTTTTGATCCGAAAGAAATTGACAGTGAGCGTGGCGTTGTATTGGAAGAGTCGCGCCTGCGTGGTAAAAACGCATCTGAGCGTTTGCAACGCCAAACCATACCCGTGCTGTTAAATAACTCGCGCTACGCATCGCGTATGCCAATTGGTAAGGAAGATATTTTAAAAACTTTTAAGCCTGAAACCATTAAAAGTTTCTTCCATGATTGGTACCGTCCCGATCTTCAGGCTGTTATTGCCGTAGGCGATTTCGACCCGAAACGTGTGGAACAACTGATCAAGGAAAACTTCTCGGGCTTGAAAAACCCGGCGCAGGAAAAACCAAGGTTAAAATATAATGTACCGGCCACACCAGGCACCGCGGTAAAAATTGTGACCGATAAGGAATTTCCTTATACCATGGTGCAAATTGTGGTGAAACATCCGCAAACCACGGTGCGCACCGAAACCGATTACCTGCGCAGCATGCGCGTTAGTTTATTTAATGATATGATGAACGCGCGCCTGAGCGAACTGATGCAAAAACCGGAACCACCGTTCTTGTTCGCGCAAGCGGGTTATTCCGATTTTCTGGCCGATCAGGATGCATTTACTACCGTTGCTTATGCGAAGTCTGCCGACCAGCTGCAAGGCGCTATAAAAGCTGTTTTAGATGAGGTGGAACGCGCGCATAAATTTGGCTTTACCGAAACTGAGTTAGAAAGGGCAAAACAAAATGCCTTAACCAATATGGAAAACGCCTACAAGGAAAGGGATAAAACCAAGTCTGTAAACTTTGTACAGGAGTATCAGCAAAACTTTTTAGAGGACGAGGCTATCCCGGGTATTGAGTTTGAATATGGTTTTTATAAAAACCATATCGGCAATATTAAGCTGGATGAGATAAATGCTATGGCTGGTAAGTTCATTAGCAATCAGAACCGCGTAGTAATAGTAGAAGGCCCCGAAAAAGACAAAGCTAAGCTGCCAACCGAACAAACACTATTAAACTGGATAAACGCAGGCGGTAAAAATATTACTGCTTATGTAGATAATGTAAGCAATAAACCCTTGCTGGAAAAAGAACCTGCAGGCAGTAAAATTACCAGTGAAACTAAGGACGCCGCTATTGGTACCACCACGCTAACCTTAGCCAACGGCGTAAAAGTGATATTAAAGCCTACCGACTTTAAAAACGACCAGATACTAATGAACGGCTACAGCTTTGGCGGTACATCATTAGTTAGCGACCGCGATTATGTATCGGCCAATATTGCGGCAGGTATTGTGGGCAGCAGCGGTATTGCCGATATGACCGAGATACAACTGGGCAAAAAATTAAGTGGCAAGAATGTAAGCGTATCGCCGTTTATTACCGAAACCACCCAGGGGATTTCTGGCAGCAGTTCGCCAAAAGACCTGGAAACAGCCTTGCAACTGGTTTACCTGTATTTTACCCAACCACGCAAGGATAACGATATCTGGCAATCGCAGATATCGCAAACCAAAGCTATCTTACCTAACCGCAGTCTTGACCCTGCCGCTGTTTACGCTGATACGGTGTCGGCAGTTTTAGGTAACCACCATTATCGCCGTATGCCGCTTACGTTAGAACGCTTGAATACTGCCAGCCTGGATAAGGCATACGAGTTTTACAAAGCCCGTTTTGCCGATGCCAGCGGGTTTACCTTCACTTTTGTAGGCAACTTTGATGTAGAGAAGATCAAACCGTTATTAGAGAAATACCTGGGTGGCTTACCTGCTGCGGGCCATAAGGAAACTTTCAAAAACCTGGGGATCCATGCGCCTGCCGGTCAGTTGACTAAAGAGGTTTATAAAGGCATTGGCGATAAAAGCAATGTGCGTTTAGTATTTAGCGGCGACTTTGATTATACTGAAGCAAACAAAGTACAGTTAGACGCGCTGGAAGAAATTATGAATATTAAGCTGATAGAGCGCCTGCGTGAAAAAGAAGGCGGTGTCTATTCGCCGGGTGTACAGGCAGGGTATTCTAAATTCCCTTTAAGCCGTTACAGCATTACTGTAGTATTTACCTGTGCTCCGGCTAATGTAGATAAGCTGATTAAAGCTACGATGGAAGAGATAGAGAAGATAAAACAAAATGGTGCCCAGGAAACCGACATTAAAAAATACCAGGCTGAAGAAAAACGCAGCACCGAAGTGCAAATGCGCGAGAACGGTTTTTGGGCAAGCCTGCTGGTAAAATCGAGCCAGAACCAGGAAAACCCTGATGCCATTTTAAAACATGTGGATGATTTGAACCAGGTAACCGTGCAAAGCACCAAAGATGCTGCTAATAAATATTTAAGCGGCGTAAACCTGATCAAGCTGATATCGTATCCCGAGAAGAAGTAA
- a CDS encoding DUF3820 family protein — protein MENIQPDPKILIDIVQTRMPYGKYKGTIIADLPVYYLEWMSSKGFTKDKMGMLLSTAFEIKTNGLSEILFKLKKALDQQNNRRY, from the coding sequence GTGGAAAATATACAGCCCGACCCGAAGATCCTGATAGATATTGTACAAACCCGTATGCCTTATGGCAAGTACAAAGGCACCATTATAGCCGATCTGCCGGTGTATTACCTGGAATGGATGTCCAGCAAAGGTTTTACAAAAGACAAAATGGGCATGCTGCTGTCTACCGCCTTCGAGATAAAAACCAATGGATTGAGCGAGATATTATTTAAGCTAAAAAAAGCGCTCGATCAACAAAACAACAGGCGATATTAA